In a single window of the Pandoraea pulmonicola genome:
- a CDS encoding septal ring lytic transglycosylase RlpA family protein, whose protein sequence is MLTRFAVGCALALTLTACTTPLEPPSQTAAATPATGGGARAREANAPVGSSFDLHWPGRAYRNEGLNPGDPNAPERDGEARLRADAGTFFQTGTASWYGKKFHGRRTATGETFDMNELTAAHPTLPLASFVLVRNVANNKAVVVKINDRGPYTRKRIIDLSYGAAKQLDFIRAGHTKVEIRRLSRSEIAALGLDEAGNNSNASRVPTPPPAAPAPSADTVPPAPKADAS, encoded by the coding sequence CACACGGTTCGCGGTCGGCTGCGCCCTCGCCCTGACGTTGACAGCCTGCACAACGCCGCTCGAACCCCCCAGCCAGACGGCTGCCGCCACTCCGGCGACAGGCGGGGGTGCGCGTGCGCGCGAAGCCAACGCGCCGGTCGGCTCGAGTTTCGACCTGCATTGGCCGGGCCGGGCGTATCGCAACGAGGGGCTCAATCCCGGCGACCCGAATGCGCCGGAGCGTGACGGCGAAGCCCGCCTGCGCGCGGACGCGGGCACCTTCTTCCAGACCGGCACGGCCTCGTGGTACGGCAAGAAGTTTCACGGGCGCCGCACCGCGACCGGCGAAACGTTCGATATGAACGAGCTCACCGCCGCGCATCCCACACTGCCGCTGGCCAGCTTCGTGCTGGTGCGCAACGTCGCCAACAACAAGGCGGTGGTCGTGAAGATCAACGATCGCGGGCCCTACACGCGCAAGCGCATCATCGATCTGTCCTACGGGGCGGCCAAGCAGCTCGACTTCATCAGGGCAGGCCACACCAAGGTCGAGATCCGTCGCCTGTCGCGCAGCGAAATCGCGGCACTCGGCCTCGACGAGGCCGGCAACAACAGTAACGCGTCCCGAGTGCCGACACCGCCGCCTGCGGCCCCCGCCCCTTCCGCCGACACCGTCCCTCCCGCACCGAAAGCAGACGCGTCTTAA